In one window of Chloroflexota bacterium DNA:
- a CDS encoding alpha/beta hydrolase, translating to MTLAEKFGGMEVHKAARAIGIKFAQDAVPESKTVTANGMKLNYLDWGNHGKPKLLCLHGGAQTAHSWDFFALGMRDQFHIVALDQRGHGDSDWSQEGDYSLESHVKDIDAFTDAIGFKQFVLVGLSMGGRNAYGFTYRHPMKVSKLVICDIGPEVNMAGSKRIGEFLQDTEVFESFDWLVERVKRYNPHREEKQIRGSLLNNLKQLPDGKWTWKYDRRRGLRQRGGGEITDKLWAELKAITCPVLLVRGGNSDILTSQTAKKIVAAVKSCSFAEVPNAGHLVQGDNPVAFEKAVRQFLGVPAK from the coding sequence ATGACCCTGGCAGAGAAGTTCGGCGGCATGGAAGTCCACAAGGCGGCGCGCGCCATCGGCATCAAGTTCGCCCAAGACGCCGTCCCGGAGAGCAAGACCGTCACCGCCAACGGCATGAAGCTCAACTATCTCGATTGGGGCAACCACGGCAAGCCCAAGCTCCTCTGCCTCCACGGCGGCGCGCAGACGGCCCACAGCTGGGACTTCTTCGCCCTCGGAATGCGCGACCAGTTCCACATCGTGGCGCTCGACCAGCGCGGCCACGGCGATAGCGACTGGTCCCAGGAGGGCGACTATTCCCTGGAGTCTCACGTCAAGGACATTGACGCCTTTACAGACGCCATCGGCTTCAAGCAGTTTGTCCTTGTCGGTCTTTCCATGGGTGGGCGCAACGCCTACGGCTTCACCTACCGCCACCCCATGAAGGTGAGCAAGCTCGTCATCTGCGATATCGGCCCCGAAGTGAACATGGCCGGCTCCAAGCGCATCGGTGAGTTTCTCCAGGACACGGAGGTCTTCGAGTCCTTCGATTGGCTCGTTGAGCGGGTGAAGCGTTACAATCCGCACCGGGAGGAGAAGCAGATCCGCGGCAGTCTGCTGAACAACTTGAAGCAATTGCCTGACGGGAAGTGGACCTGGAAGTACGACCGCCGTCGAGGGTTGCGCCAGCGCGGCGGCGGCGAGATCACGGACAAGCTCTGGGCCGAGCTCAAGGCCATCACGTGTCCGGTGCTCCTGGTGCGCGGCGGCAACAGTGACATCCTGACTTCGCAGACGGCCAAGAAGATCGTGGCCGCGGTGAAGAGCTGCTCCTTCGCTGAAGTGCCCAACGCGGGCCACCTTGTCCAGGGCGATAATCCCGTCGCCTTCGAGAAGGCTGTGCGGCAGTTCCTCGGCGTCCCGGCGAAGTAG
- the moeB gene encoding molybdopterin-synthase adenylyltransferase MoeB: protein MTKTFTPQQLKRYSRHIIMPQVGGNGQRKLLDAKVLLLGAGGLGSPTALYLAAAGVGTLGIVDFDVVDFSNLQRQILHDTNDVGRPKVVSAAETLNDINPDVKVIQIAKRMDSENAMEVFSQYDIIVDGTDNFATRYLSNDAAYFLKKPLVHGSIFLFDGQVSVFEPGKGCYRCLYPAPPPPGMVPSCAEAGVFGVLPGIVGSIMAVETIKLILGLGRPLVNRLMIFDALEMEFREVKLRRDPKCPLCGNHPTVKELIDYEVFCGGA from the coding sequence ATGACCAAAACATTCACGCCGCAACAGCTGAAGCGCTATTCGCGCCACATCATCATGCCTCAGGTGGGCGGCAACGGCCAGCGCAAGCTCCTTGATGCCAAGGTCTTGCTCCTCGGCGCGGGCGGCCTTGGCTCTCCCACGGCCCTCTATCTCGCCGCCGCAGGCGTCGGCACCCTGGGCATCGTGGACTTTGACGTGGTGGACTTCAGCAACCTCCAGCGCCAGATCCTCCATGACACCAACGATGTCGGCCGTCCCAAAGTCGTTTCTGCAGCCGAGACCTTGAACGATATCAACCCTGATGTGAAAGTCATTCAGATCGCCAAGCGGATGGACTCAGAGAATGCGATGGAGGTCTTCAGCCAGTACGACATCATCGTGGACGGCACAGACAACTTCGCCACCCGCTACCTGAGCAACGATGCCGCCTATTTCCTCAAGAAGCCCCTCGTCCACGGCTCCATCTTCCTCTTTGATGGCCAGGTCAGCGTCTTCGAGCCCGGCAAGGGTTGCTACCGTTGCTTGTACCCGGCCCCGCCGCCTCCCGGCATGGTGCCCAGCTGCGCCGAGGCGGGCGTCTTCGGCGTCCTCCCCGGCATCGTCGGCTCCATCATGGCCGTCGAAACGATCAAGCTTATCCTCGGCCTCGGCCGGCCTCTGGTGAACCGCCTGATGATCTTCGATGCGCTGGAGATGGAGTTCCGCGAGGTCAAGCTGCGCCGCGATCCCAAGTGCCCCCTCTGCGGCAACCACCCGACGGTGAAAGAGCTCATAGACTACGAGGTCTTTTGCGGCGGCGCCTAA
- the bioF gene encoding 8-amino-7-oxononanoate synthase: MASGARFGLPPAWADSLAAELREIERLSLTRTIVTPESGPEARVALGGRRCLHFTSNNYLGLSTDPRLIKAANAATLRYGAGAASSRLLCGSTPLHHELEARLAKLKGMQAALLYSSGYLANVGLISALAGPGDTIFSDSLNHASIIDGTRLSRAETVIYRHCDPSDLERLLRKSRAKRKLIYTESVFSMDGDIAPLPDILTLAKRYGALLVIDEAHATGILGRDGAGALSHSGITGGPIAVMGTLSKALGSAGGFVAGDATLISFLINRSRTFIFNTALPAGSVGAALAALDIVAKEPWRRTTGLALAQRLREGFRDLGYPETPSQTQIVPLVIGAADAAVAMERRLRKRGILAKAVRPPTVPKGTSRIRFNLMATHTEQDVDAVLKALGKSRRG, from the coding sequence ATGGCATCGGGCGCGCGCTTCGGTCTTCCCCCGGCTTGGGCTGACAGCCTGGCGGCGGAGCTGCGCGAGATCGAGCGGCTTTCGCTCACGCGCACCATCGTGACGCCGGAGAGCGGCCCGGAGGCGCGCGTCGCCCTGGGGGGAAGGCGCTGCCTGCACTTCACCTCCAACAACTACCTGGGGCTCAGCACCGACCCGCGCCTCATTAAGGCGGCGAATGCGGCGACACTGCGCTACGGCGCGGGCGCTGCCTCCTCCCGGCTCCTCTGCGGCTCGACGCCGCTGCACCACGAGCTCGAGGCGCGCCTGGCGAAGCTGAAAGGGATGCAGGCGGCATTGCTCTACAGCTCGGGCTACCTGGCGAATGTGGGGCTCATCTCCGCCCTAGCCGGCCCCGGCGATACCATCTTCAGCGATAGCCTGAACCACGCCTCCATCATTGACGGCACGCGCCTTTCGCGCGCGGAGACCGTCATTTACCGCCACTGCGACCCGAGCGACCTGGAGCGCTTGCTGAGAAAGTCGCGCGCGAAGCGGAAGCTCATCTACACCGAGTCGGTCTTCAGCATGGACGGCGATATCGCGCCGCTCCCGGACATCCTCACGCTCGCCAAGCGATACGGCGCGCTGCTGGTGATAGACGAGGCGCACGCCACCGGCATCCTGGGTCGCGATGGCGCGGGCGCGCTGAGCCATTCCGGCATCACGGGCGGGCCCATCGCCGTCATGGGGACGCTTTCCAAGGCCCTCGGCTCGGCGGGCGGCTTTGTGGCAGGCGATGCGACGCTCATCTCCTTCCTTATCAACCGATCGCGCACCTTTATCTTCAACACCGCCCTCCCGGCGGGCTCCGTGGGGGCGGCGCTGGCGGCGCTCGATATCGTCGCAAAGGAGCCATGGCGAAGAACCACCGGCTTAGCGCTCGCCCAAAGACTTCGCGAAGGCTTCCGCGACCTCGGCTATCCGGAGACGCCATCGCAGACGCAGATTGTGCCGCTGGTCATCGGCGCGGCAGATGCGGCAGTGGCGATGGAGCGGCGCTTGCGGAAGCGGGGCATCCTGGCGAAGGCCGTTCGCCCGCCGACGGTGCCGAAGGGCACTTCGCGGATACGATTCAACCTGATGGCGACGCACACCGAGCAAGATGTAGACGCCGTGCTGAAGGCCCTGGGGAAGAGCCGCCGTGGGTAG
- a CDS encoding response regulator transcription factor: MLDGDRPTLAILDLNDVAPSNPELAQFLAACADGERLPILALFSAGSLPAFEQVGPFDDFAVSPFRLPEVAFRIRALLRKHAPEGVGADAVIRVGDLVIDLSRYEVLQGGKRMELTFKEYELLKFFATNPGKVFTRETLLNRVWGYDYYGGTRTVDVHIRRLRSKIEHGPYVFIDTVRNVGYRFNDRPEPGSAPGL, translated from the coding sequence ATGCTTGACGGCGACCGCCCCACCCTCGCCATCCTCGACCTAAACGATGTCGCCCCCTCCAACCCGGAGCTCGCCCAGTTCCTGGCCGCCTGCGCCGATGGCGAAAGGCTTCCCATCCTCGCCCTCTTCTCCGCCGGCAGCCTGCCTGCCTTCGAGCAGGTCGGCCCCTTTGATGATTTCGCCGTCTCGCCCTTTCGCCTGCCGGAGGTCGCCTTCCGCATCCGCGCCCTTCTCCGCAAGCATGCCCCTGAGGGCGTCGGCGCGGACGCCGTCATCCGTGTGGGCGACCTTGTCATTGACCTCTCGCGCTACGAAGTACTTCAGGGCGGCAAGCGGATGGAGCTCACCTTCAAGGAGTACGAGCTCCTCAAATTCTTTGCCACCAATCCCGGCAAGGTCTTTACCCGGGAAACGCTCCTCAACCGAGTCTGGGGCTACGACTACTATGGCGGCACGCGCACCGTGGACGTCCACATCCGCCGCCTCCGCAGCAAGATCGAGCACGGCCCTTACGTCTTCATTGACACCGTCCGCAACGTCGGCTATCGCTTCAACGATAGACCTGAACCGGGTTCAGCACCTGGTTTGTGA
- the bioD gene encoding dethiobiotin synthase, whose translation MGSIYLVTGTDTGVGKTIVAAWLAKRLAAKHKVALVKAVQTGAQPLVDGDEAQYRRLTKNPALSTYTLAAYPEPLAPLIAARRAGATIDARKIARECTAIAKRHEVTIVEGAGGLLVPLAKGYDFADLARTLNAPLIIVIRPGLGTLNHTMLTVEAAERRGLAIAALFCSGLSPKPPVVEAENVRFLRERYPKLPLITLKKATKGQLAKLAMGASAYGKVPALLRNTTIKRSRLP comes from the coding sequence GTGGGTAGCATATACCTGGTCACCGGCACTGATACCGGCGTGGGCAAGACCATCGTGGCGGCGTGGCTGGCGAAGCGGCTCGCGGCAAAGCATAAGGTGGCGCTGGTGAAAGCGGTGCAGACGGGCGCACAGCCCCTGGTGGACGGTGATGAGGCGCAGTACCGCAGGCTGACGAAGAATCCGGCCCTCTCCACCTACACGCTGGCCGCCTATCCCGAGCCGCTAGCGCCCTTGATCGCGGCGCGGCGGGCCGGGGCGACGATAGACGCAAGAAAGATCGCGCGCGAGTGCACGGCCATCGCCAAGCGCCACGAGGTGACCATCGTAGAGGGCGCGGGCGGACTCCTGGTGCCGCTGGCGAAGGGCTACGACTTCGCAGATCTGGCGAGGACGCTCAACGCGCCGCTCATCATCGTCATCCGTCCGGGGTTAGGGACGCTGAACCATACGATGTTGACGGTGGAGGCGGCGGAGCGCAGAGGGCTGGCAATAGCAGCGCTGTTCTGCAGCGGCCTTTCGCCGAAGCCGCCGGTGGTTGAGGCGGAGAACGTGCGCTTTCTCAGAGAGCGCTACCCCAAGCTGCCGCTCATCACGCTGAAGAAGGCGACGAAGGGGCAACTGGCGAAGCTGGCGATGGGGGCAAGCGCGTATGGGAAAGTACCCGCGCTGCTACGCAACACCACCATCAAGCGCTCACGACTCCCGTAA
- the bioB gene encoding biotin synthase BioB: MISYQALADKSIRGECLTRDECHGVLRSPDSDIMDLLAAAYRVRRTFCGNKVHIHVLMNAKSGLCPEDCGYCSQSKISKAAIEKYPMVTREKLVEGAKRAKNAMAKRFCIVTAGRGPTPREIDFLTGAVRQIVDEVGIKVCVSAGLMDEAKARALREAGVDQLNHNLNTSERFYSSITTTHTYQDRMQTLKAARAAGMNLCTGGIVGMGETDDDIIDMLLELRDLNVQSIPINFLIPIKGTPLQDEGRLTPHQCLRILCLARFLNPRQEIRVSGGREVHLRSLQPLSLYPANSVFTEGYLTTPGQHWNETLQMIKDMGFAIEHGDETPAHEPAAARA, translated from the coding sequence ATGATTTCCTACCAAGCGCTCGCCGACAAGTCCATCCGGGGCGAATGTCTCACCCGGGACGAATGCCATGGCGTCCTCCGCTCGCCGGACAGCGACATCATGGACCTGCTGGCCGCCGCCTACCGGGTGCGGCGCACCTTTTGCGGCAACAAGGTCCACATCCATGTCCTCATGAACGCCAAGAGCGGCCTCTGCCCGGAGGACTGCGGCTACTGCTCTCAGTCCAAGATCTCCAAGGCGGCCATCGAAAAGTACCCGATGGTGACACGGGAGAAGCTGGTGGAGGGAGCGAAGCGGGCGAAGAACGCCATGGCGAAGCGCTTCTGCATCGTCACCGCGGGGCGGGGGCCGACGCCTAGGGAGATTGATTTCCTCACGGGCGCGGTGCGGCAGATCGTGGACGAGGTGGGCATCAAGGTCTGCGTCTCCGCAGGCCTGATGGACGAGGCGAAGGCGCGCGCCCTTCGCGAAGCGGGCGTGGACCAGCTGAACCACAACCTCAACACGAGCGAGCGCTTCTATTCCTCCATCACGACGACGCACACCTACCAGGACAGGATGCAGACGCTCAAGGCGGCGCGCGCGGCGGGCATGAACCTCTGCACCGGGGGCATCGTCGGCATGGGGGAGACGGACGACGACATCATTGACATGCTGCTGGAGCTGCGCGACCTGAACGTCCAGTCCATCCCCATCAACTTCCTCATCCCCATCAAGGGAACGCCGCTCCAGGATGAAGGGCGCCTGACGCCGCACCAGTGCCTGCGCATCCTCTGCCTGGCGCGCTTCCTCAATCCCAGGCAGGAGATCCGTGTCTCCGGCGGGCGCGAGGTGCATCTACGCTCCCTCCAGCCGCTTTCGCTCTATCCGGCGAATTCCGTCTTCACTGAGGGCTACCTCACCACGCCGGGGCAGCACTGGAACGAGACCCTCCAGATGATCAAAGACATGGGCTTTGCAATCGAGCACGGCGACGAGACGCCCGCCCACGAACCGGCCGCCGCGCGCGCATAA
- a CDS encoding LLM class flavin-dependent oxidoreductase, which translates to MHSAPILWALSIALSRLPAAETCAPIFTGLRSFQHSRPRMTHQGWEAARYGIMAAFSCLHPWGSSMPITLQFGMTFGGRGGSIADDAVRLENLGFDSIWAGEHIIWRHPMHDGLMTLAVASSVTKRVLLGTSILLMPLKHPILVAKAVVTLDHASNGRAILGVGVGGEYPKEFIAMGVKREERGPRTNEAMQIMKRLWTENNVTFKGRFWNLEDVSIEPKPVQKPCPPLFVGGRRGSIPRTALYGDGWIPYMYTPEMYRDGVKQIEEIAHKAGRDPSKIQRTLYAFTSVADSFEEAAGWSAAALGTNYAQDFTQLVKKYPIVGTPKQCAERMQQFVEAGVRHFILAPSGPADKTKGFAEIYAKEIIPTLRKWNA; encoded by the coding sequence ATGCACTCCGCGCCGATCCTCTGGGCGTTGTCTATCGCCTTGTCCAGGCTGCCGGCCGCCGAGACATGCGCGCCGATCTTCACAGGGTTGCGCTCCTTCCAGCACAGCCGCCCACGGATGACTCACCAGGGTTGGGAGGCCGCTCGCTATGGTATCATGGCGGCGTTTTCTTGCCTACATCCTTGGGGGAGCAGCATGCCCATCACATTGCAGTTCGGAATGACCTTCGGCGGTCGCGGCGGATCGATCGCGGACGATGCGGTCCGCCTGGAGAACCTCGGCTTCGATTCCATCTGGGCCGGTGAGCACATCATCTGGCGCCATCCGATGCACGACGGACTCATGACCCTGGCCGTCGCCTCCTCAGTGACCAAGCGCGTCCTGCTCGGCACCTCCATCCTCTTGATGCCGCTCAAGCATCCGATTCTCGTCGCCAAGGCAGTCGTGACGCTGGACCATGCCTCCAACGGGCGCGCCATCCTCGGCGTCGGCGTCGGCGGGGAGTACCCGAAGGAGTTCATCGCCATGGGCGTGAAGCGGGAGGAGCGCGGCCCCCGGACGAACGAGGCCATGCAGATCATGAAGCGGCTCTGGACGGAGAACAACGTCACCTTCAAGGGCCGATTCTGGAATCTGGAGGACGTCTCCATCGAGCCCAAGCCGGTGCAGAAGCCCTGCCCCCCGCTCTTTGTCGGCGGGCGGCGCGGGTCCATCCCCCGGACGGCGCTCTACGGCGATGGATGGATACCGTATATGTACACGCCGGAGATGTACCGCGACGGCGTGAAGCAGATCGAGGAGATCGCGCACAAAGCGGGGCGTGACCCATCGAAGATCCAGAGAACGCTCTATGCCTTCACCAGCGTGGCCGACTCATTCGAAGAGGCGGCCGGATGGTCGGCGGCGGCGCTCGGCACGAACTACGCCCAGGACTTCACCCAGCTGGTCAAGAAATACCCCATCGTCGGCACGCCGAAACAATGCGCCGAGCGGATGCAGCAGTTCGTGGAGGCTGGCGTACGCCACTTCATCCTCGCGCCGTCAGGCCCGGCGGACAAGACGAAGGGCTTCGCGGAGATCTACGCGAAGGAAATCATCCCGACACTGCGGAAGTGGAACGCCTAA
- a CDS encoding GYD domain-containing protein, which yields MPIFVALGKLTTEGAAYMRDLSLRHKHAAANAERLGGKLLASYALMGQYDFLAILDCPNEKVAMKILAKEASHGNVRYETMTAVPIEEFAKLVDEAGIH from the coding sequence ATGCCGATTTTTGTCGCCCTCGGCAAACTGACCACGGAGGGAGCCGCCTACATGCGGGACCTTTCCCTCCGCCACAAGCATGCCGCTGCCAACGCCGAGCGCCTAGGCGGCAAGCTGCTGGCGAGCTACGCCCTCATGGGGCAATATGACTTCTTGGCCATCCTTGATTGCCCTAACGAGAAGGTCGCCATGAAGATCCTGGCGAAAGAGGCCTCCCACGGCAACGTGCGGTACGAGACGATGACCGCCGTGCCGATCGAAGAGTTCGCGAAGCTGGTTGACGAGGCGGGCATCCACTGA
- a CDS encoding cysteine synthase family protein gives MLYANLVEAIGKTPLVELRNSSPKKGVRIFAKLEGQNPTGSVKDRIAKYMLDAAEKSGALTKKHIILEPTSGNTGISLAMIGRTRGYQVKVVMPENVSVERRELLRAYGAEIVLSDGKSGTNGSIVVAQEMAAKDKRYFMPYQYGNEANPRAHYETTGPEIIRDLPQVDVFAAGLGTGGTLTGIGRYLKEKNPKTQVVAIAPHPDELIQGLRSLEDGFIPPVLDMSVLNGRIIVRSAEAFKATRELTEKEGVFAGISSGAVLVGALKVAARLEKGNVVCLFADGGWKYLSTHLWTKSYEEIEKQVKGKLWW, from the coding sequence ATGCTCTACGCCAACCTCGTCGAGGCCATCGGCAAAACGCCCCTGGTGGAGCTGCGCAACTCCAGCCCCAAAAAGGGCGTGCGCATCTTCGCCAAGCTGGAGGGGCAGAACCCCACCGGCAGCGTGAAAGACCGCATCGCCAAGTACATGCTGGACGCCGCCGAAAAGTCCGGCGCCCTCACCAAGAAGCACATTATCCTGGAGCCCACCAGCGGCAACACCGGCATCTCCCTGGCCATGATCGGCCGGACCCGCGGCTACCAGGTGAAAGTGGTGATGCCGGAGAACGTCAGCGTGGAGCGGCGCGAGCTCCTGCGCGCCTACGGCGCGGAGATCGTCCTTTCGGACGGCAAGTCCGGCACCAACGGCTCCATCGTCGTTGCGCAGGAGATGGCGGCAAAGGACAAGCGCTACTTCATGCCCTACCAGTACGGCAATGAGGCCAACCCCCGGGCCCACTATGAGACTACCGGTCCGGAGATCATCCGCGATCTCCCCCAGGTGGACGTCTTTGCTGCGGGCCTCGGCACCGGCGGCACCCTCACCGGCATCGGGCGCTACCTCAAAGAGAAGAACCCCAAGACGCAAGTCGTCGCCATCGCGCCCCATCCCGATGAGCTTATCCAGGGACTCCGAAGCCTAGAGGACGGCTTCATCCCGCCCGTCCTCGATATGTCTGTCCTCAACGGCCGCATCATCGTCCGCAGCGCGGAGGCTTTCAAAGCCACCCGCGAGCTCACGGAGAAGGAAGGCGTCTTCGCCGGTATCTCCTCCGGCGCCGTCCTCGTCGGCGCGCTCAAGGTCGCCGCCCGCCTGGAAAAGGGCAACGTCGTTTGCCTCTTTGCCGATGGCGGCTGGAAGTACCTGAGCACCCACCTCTGGACCAAGAGCTATGAAGAGATCGAAAAGCAGGTGAAGGGCAAGCTCTGGTGGTAG
- a CDS encoding deoxyribonuclease IV produces MKIGAHVSAAGSLDKAIDNAQRIGAECIQIFASGPTNWHVKNHSPKELQAYKEKAARTGIGPCVLHGVYLINFGSPNPDLVAKGIESLLQYQRVAGNIGAMGTIFHIGSHKGQSFEKVLPQVAAAFHKVLDAMPKDVSLIIENSAGMGNSIGATFAEIGAVIKEVGDPRVKVCLDTQHSFANGYDVATKDGLNRVMEELEKEVGAKKLVAVHANDSKCPLGGGLDRHDNIGEGPIGMKGFANIMKHPAFKDVPFYLEVPGFDGEGPDAKNIERLKGLR; encoded by the coding sequence GTGAAGATCGGCGCGCATGTCTCGGCGGCCGGCAGCCTGGACAAGGCGATAGACAACGCCCAGAGGATCGGCGCGGAGTGCATCCAGATCTTCGCCTCCGGCCCCACCAACTGGCACGTGAAGAACCACTCGCCGAAGGAGCTCCAGGCCTACAAGGAAAAGGCGGCGAGAACGGGCATCGGCCCATGCGTCCTCCACGGCGTCTACCTCATCAACTTCGGCTCGCCGAACCCCGATCTTGTCGCCAAGGGCATCGAATCGCTGCTCCAGTACCAGCGCGTGGCGGGCAACATCGGCGCCATGGGCACCATCTTCCACATCGGGAGCCACAAGGGACAGAGCTTCGAAAAGGTGCTTCCCCAGGTGGCCGCCGCCTTCCACAAGGTGTTGGACGCCATGCCGAAGGACGTCTCCCTCATCATCGAGAACAGCGCGGGGATGGGCAACTCCATCGGCGCCACCTTCGCGGAGATCGGCGCGGTCATCAAGGAGGTCGGCGATCCAAGGGTGAAGGTCTGCCTAGATACCCAGCACTCCTTCGCTAACGGTTACGATGTGGCCACCAAGGACGGCCTCAATCGGGTGATGGAGGAGCTGGAGAAAGAGGTCGGCGCCAAAAAGCTCGTCGCCGTTCACGCCAACGATTCCAAGTGCCCCCTCGGGGGCGGCCTGGATCGGCACGATAACATCGGCGAAGGGCCCATCGGCATGAAGGGCTTCGCCAATATCATGAAGCATCCGGCCTTCAAGGACGTGCCCTTCTATCTGGAAGTCCCCGGCTTCGACGGCGAAGGGCCGGACGCGAAGAATATCGAACGATTGAAAGGGCTGCGCTAG
- the bioA gene encoding adenosylmethionine--8-amino-7-oxononanoate transaminase, whose product MPSQPPRHSAIWHPFTQMARFDAEPKLVIERAHGTRLVAKDGKEYLDGVASLWTIVHGHGEPRIVEAIKRQAERLQHSTLLGVSHTPAMELAERLLQHVPKGLRWSFFSSDGASAVEVALKMAVQYWGNAGLPERTRIVSLDMAYHGDTLGASSVGADGIFRKPYESLLVEPLRIPSPHRYRCSACAARTACDLTCATALERLLAERGKEVAAVIVEPRVQGAAGIIVAPEGHLKRLREICDRHDVLLIADEVATGFGKTGAMFACDLEGVTPDIMVLGKGITGGYLPLSATLATEKVYRAFYDAGHYEKTLFHGHTYAGNPIACAAALASLDIFEKEPVIERVRARAERLRRLLGAAFAEHPNVGEVRQQGLMVGIELVADRATKRSFPAAERMGWRSCLAAREKGVFVRPLGDVIILMPPLCISEAELDELVGAVSYGIGRALRSSPGLG is encoded by the coding sequence ATGCCGTCACAGCCGCCGCGCCATTCAGCGATATGGCATCCCTTCACCCAGATGGCTCGCTTCGATGCGGAGCCGAAGCTCGTCATCGAGCGGGCGCACGGGACGCGGCTGGTGGCCAAGGACGGCAAGGAATACCTGGACGGTGTGGCCTCCCTGTGGACCATCGTCCACGGCCACGGCGAGCCGCGCATCGTGGAGGCGATCAAACGCCAGGCGGAGCGGCTGCAGCACAGCACGCTCCTGGGAGTCAGCCACACGCCCGCGATGGAGCTTGCCGAGCGACTGCTGCAGCATGTGCCCAAGGGACTGCGATGGTCGTTCTTCAGCAGCGACGGCGCGAGCGCGGTGGAGGTGGCGCTCAAGATGGCGGTGCAATACTGGGGGAACGCCGGCCTGCCGGAGCGCACGCGCATCGTCTCCCTGGACATGGCCTACCACGGCGATACCCTGGGCGCGAGCAGCGTGGGCGCGGACGGCATCTTCCGCAAGCCGTACGAATCCCTGCTGGTCGAGCCGCTGCGCATCCCGAGCCCGCACCGCTATCGCTGCTCCGCCTGCGCCGCCAGAACCGCCTGCGACCTCACTTGCGCAACTGCGCTGGAGCGGCTCCTGGCGGAGCGCGGGAAGGAAGTCGCGGCGGTCATCGTGGAGCCGCGCGTCCAGGGGGCGGCGGGCATCATCGTCGCGCCGGAGGGGCACCTGAAGCGCCTGCGGGAGATCTGCGATAGGCACGATGTGCTGCTTATCGCGGACGAAGTGGCAACGGGCTTCGGCAAGACGGGCGCGATGTTCGCCTGCGACCTTGAAGGCGTGACACCGGACATCATGGTGCTCGGCAAGGGCATCACCGGCGGCTATCTGCCCCTTTCGGCGACGCTGGCGACGGAGAAGGTCTATCGCGCCTTCTATGACGCCGGGCACTATGAAAAGACCCTCTTCCACGGCCACACCTACGCCGGGAATCCAATCGCATGCGCCGCCGCGCTCGCCAGCCTGGACATCTTCGAGAAAGAGCCCGTCATCGAGCGCGTCCGCGCTCGGGCGGAGCGCCTGCGCCGGCTGCTGGGCGCGGCCTTCGCGGAGCACCCGAACGTCGGCGAGGTGCGCCAGCAGGGGCTGATGGTCGGCATCGAGCTCGTCGCCGATCGCGCGACCAAGCGGTCCTTCCCGGCGGCGGAGCGCATGGGCTGGCGCTCCTGCCTGGCGGCGCGGGAAAAGGGCGTCTTTGTGCGGCCCTTGGGAGACGTTATCATCCTCATGCCGCCGCTGTGCATCAGCGAGGCGGAGCTTGACGAGCTTGTAGGAGCGGTGAGCTATGGCATCGGGCGCGCGCTTCGGTCTTCCCCCGGCTTGGGCTGA